From a region of the Thermodesulfovibrionales bacterium genome:
- a CDS encoding Smr/MutS family protein codes for MQLTDDEENPQEPQVVEVPIDGVLDLHTFRPRDLKDLLPTYLGVCRERGILQVRIIHGKGSGALRRTVHSILGRLPSVASYTQAGEEAGGWGATIVTLRPSGGSGLLT; via the coding sequence GTGCAACTGACAGATGATGAAGAGAACCCTCAAGAGCCCCAAGTCGTCGAGGTTCCGATCGACGGGGTACTCGACCTCCATACCTTCCGGCCACGCGACCTCAAAGACCTGTTGCCCACATACCTCGGGGTCTGCAGAGAACGAGGGATACTCCAGGTTCGTATCATCCACGGCAAAGGGAGCGGTGCTCTGAGGAGGACCGTTCATTCGATCCTTGGAAGACTGCCCAGTGTCGCTTCCTATACTCAGGCAGGAGAAGAAGCCGGGGGATGGGGAGCGACCATTGTGACATTACGGCCATCAGGCGGGTCAGGTCTCCTCACCTGA
- a CDS encoding DNA adenine methylase, which yields MKQLKLLDHVPDNDVKPFRRQLLKWSGNKQRIAHEIVSHFPEKGGKYFEPFLGSGAVLATYAPEKGVGSDNFRPLMEIWQTLKKSPRTLMKWYTERWEKMKSGEKAEVYEEIKAHYNRSPNGGDLLFLSHSCSEGALRFRADGSLSTLSSLHDPISPEAFAKRVVLWSERVKGCDFLLLDFEDAMSLAKAGDVIYCDPPGTGGLGLLPGAGDFRLQDLFRVIEKCKAKGTHVLLSFDGTKKSGNFIGDTEIPPGLFKREVSVNSDSSRSGIPRTKGKTSEAGMGKNRLLLTY from the coding sequence ATGAAGCAACTCAAGCTTCTTGATCATGTTCCCGACAACGATGTTAAACCGTTCCGGCGCCAGCTCCTCAAATGGAGTGGTAATAAGCAGCGTATTGCCCACGAAATCGTTTCCCATTTCCCCGAGAAAGGCGGTAAGTATTTTGAGCCCTTCCTCGGAAGCGGTGCGGTTTTGGCAACCTATGCACCCGAAAAAGGAGTGGGCTCGGACAACTTCAGACCCTTGATGGAAATTTGGCAAACGCTCAAGAAGTCGCCGAGGACCTTGATGAAGTGGTACACCGAACGATGGGAAAAAATGAAGAGTGGGGAAAAGGCTGAAGTCTATGAGGAGATCAAGGCCCATTACAACAGGTCGCCCAACGGTGGGGACCTCTTGTTCCTGTCTCATTCCTGTTCGGAAGGCGCCTTGCGATTTAGAGCCGATGGCTCTCTGTCCACACTCAGTAGCTTGCATGATCCGATATCACCTGAAGCCTTTGCGAAAAGGGTTGTCCTTTGGTCTGAAAGAGTGAAGGGGTGCGATTTTCTCTTGCTAGACTTTGAAGACGCCATGTCTCTGGCAAAGGCAGGAGATGTTATATACTGTGATCCTCCCGGCACAGGCGGTCTTGGCCTGCTTCCGGGAGCAGGGGACTTCAGACTCCAGGACCTCTTTCGCGTAATCGAAAAGTGCAAGGCGAAGGGGACGCATGTCCTTCTCAGTTTTGACGGTACGAAGAAATCGGGCAATTTCATCGGCGATACAGAAATCCCTCCTGGATTATTCAAGAGGGAGGTCTCTGTCAATTCGGATAGTTCACGGTCAGGAATACCCCGGACGAAGGGGAAGACGTCCGAGGCGGGAATGGGCAAGAACCGGCTCCTCCTCACCTATTGA